The following DNA comes from Spirulina major PCC 6313.
GTGGTGAAAGCCAGTTTGTTACCGCTGCTGCGGTGCAGCTTGATCCAAGCCGAAATTGGCGCGATCGTGGCAACCCTGGGCATTGGAACCGCCCTCCTGGGGGTGGGGTTTGCCATGTTTGAACGCGATGCGAAACGAATGCTAGCCCTTTCGACCCTCTCCCAGGTGGGGTTTATCTTGGTCGCCCCGGAAATGGGGGGCTTTTATGCCCTCAGCCATGGCATGGCAAAATCATCGCTGTTCCTCTCCTCTGGCTCGCTCCCCAGTCGTGACTTTAAGGTGCTCCAACAGACTCCCCTGGCTCTATCCCTCTGGTTACCCTTAGCGATCGCCGGTCTCTCCATTTCCGGCTTTCCCGGCGTGATCGGGTTTGGCGCTAAGGTGTGGACGACCAAACAACTTCTGCCGTGGCAAGGCCTCTTGATGACCATCGCCGCCACGGGAACCGCCGTTGTGTTTGCCAAATTCCTCTTTTTACCCCGTGGGCCGTGGCAACCCCCCAAACCCAACTACCTCGCCGCCCAACTTCTCCTCCTGGGGGGGCTGGTGGCGGGCAATGGGTTCTATCTCAAGGCCTATACCCTGGCGAATCTGGGTAAAGCCCTGATCACGATCGCGATCGGGTGGCTCCTCTACTTCACCATCGCCCAGCGGCTAACGTTCAAGTTGCCCAACGTGGCCGAACAGTTCGAGCATTTAATCGGGGTGATGAGTTTGATGTTAGTCCTGTTATTCTGGATGGCGCTGGCGTGATTATCCCGCTCATGCACCTCGTATCGTGACACACGTTAATCGGTGGGTTACTGCTGATCCATAACCCCAGCAGCGATTCCACCCCGTCGGGGATTGAAATCCCCGCCTCACGCTGATTGGGAATATTGCAAATTGCGACATCTGGATCAATTCAGTCTTAGGAGGTCGCAATCTGGTGTATTCTAGCCGAAATGATTTAGCCTAGCTTCAGTCTT
Coding sequences within:
- a CDS encoding cation:proton antiporter gives rise to the protein MMLETILWVLCPFVAGFVIMLLPRLDRLLAVVAGLVSVGFGAQALGMRSPLIFQLLDSAGVTLQIDTLGGYFILTNAVVTLAVLFYCWQSDRTSFFYAQLLMLHGSLNAAFICADFMSLYVALEVTGIAAFLLIAYPRSDRTLWVGLRYLFISNVAMLFYLVGAVLVYQTHQSFQFAGLVDSPPEALALIFLGLLAKGGIFVSGLWLPLTHSESDTPVSAMLSGVVVKASLLPLLRCSLIQAEIGAIVATLGIGTALLGVGFAMFERDAKRMLALSTLSQVGFILVAPEMGGFYALSHGMAKSSLFLSSGSLPSRDFKVLQQTPLALSLWLPLAIAGLSISGFPGVIGFGAKVWTTKQLLPWQGLLMTIAATGTAVVFAKFLFLPRGPWQPPKPNYLAAQLLLLGGLVAGNGFYLKAYTLANLGKALITIAIGWLLYFTIAQRLTFKLPNVAEQFEHLIGVMSLMLVLLFWMALA